The genomic window GCACGAGAAATGATAAATGGATGGAAGTAGCGACGCGACGTGCAAATCCAAGATTCTAAAAAACGAAACACGACTAAGGTATAAAAACCAATTCCAACATAGTCGCCTGGTACGATTCTCCACACCTTGTGTTAGACTATGAGGTGTATGAAAGAGCAAGAAACTAATAACACATCTTGTACGAGTTACGTAAGGCGCGCGACGTTTTTTACACAACTGCATAAACCTCGATCAATCCGTTGAACGAATTAGTTGAATGCAGCGATCAAAGTACCAATTATATTCCACCCAGACTAATGACTTAATCTAAGCGACTGGAATATATTCTGTCGTCATTATAACGTTTTTGCTGATAAGTCAGATTCGCGAATCAATGGAACTgaaacgaattaaatatcCACGCGGAAACGACTTTTGAGTCTCTTCTACCTAttgcacgaaaaaaaaaaaatgttggagCATTATTTTGCAGTCGTTCCTCGCACACAACCGGCATTGCTTTCGCATTATAATTCGAGCACGTAAAAAATGACTAGACCGGTTGTCCTTCGAGTTTGAAAGATTAATTACACTGATCCAAGTAATTATGGTAACTGAGTTTACTTCCCATTAACACCGCGAGAACAACACGCAGTGTGAGAAGATTTAGATATTTCGCCAGGCGCTTTTTTCGATACCATACATATATTCGTAGTGGGAAAATATCGACTATCCGATTTACCACAGCTGGGTCAGCAAAACCCCCCGGAGACGCGAAGTAAAAACAGTGGCCGAACACTACGCGCAGCAAAACAGATAACAGGGTATCGGATCTCTGGTTAGGATCACGCCGCACCGATCTCTCGGGAGATAATTCAGCGGCGCGTGAAGGCTGGTTAGCGTATCAATTATCGATGTGGAAGATGGCTTCCTGCAGTTTGCACACTCGACTTCCGCTCCCGCGACGCCACGTATACTCCCTAATCCATATAATATTGATCGAAGGGTGAAACGAACCAGGGATGAAATGGAATTGGAGTTGGACCGGTGGTATAACGCACTGGCAATAAGTTTCGTGCCGCAACAAGGGCAGCCTCTTGCACTCGAAGATAAGAGTACGAGACCATAACGAACCATCGCTCATCCATCATGGGCGACCTCGGCTGGGCAGCAATCAGAACGTCGATTTCCTCCGCGATCCCGGTAAGTTTCAGGACTTTGAAAAAGGAGCCGAGATCCGAGATTCAAGCACCGGGACCTTGGGCTGCGAGGCATGGCGACGGTCAGATTCGAAACCGGTAAATAACGAAGAGCGTTAAAACTAATCGCTCGCCGAATAAAGCCGGGGATTTTCTCCCTAAGCAGGCAATAGCCATGCTCTCGATGCCTCGATGTTTTTTCGGCGATACGTTAGGGCGAGATCTGCAGAGACAATTCTTCCTCTGGTTTGTATTCCGCGAGACCGAAGCGCGGCGGAGGAATTTTAAAGAAAGGGAGAACTGCTCGAACGCGGGATACAAATCAGAAGCGAAATAAACGGTACGAACCATTTGGCACCGTCGGGCTGAATCACCCACAGCCTGTCTTCCGAGACGTCCGGGCGAACCTTTTTCACCAGATCACGAAGCAGCGTTATCATCTCCGAGCTTTCGTCGCTCGGGAGAACGGACAGCACTCGGGAATTTTCGTTTGCAAGCCGTCCCAATCGCGCGAAATTTCGTAACTGAAATAGGCGGCTCTGAGTTGGTTCGGCACGGCCGAATTGACAATTCACCGCGGTGATTCCGTTACCTGAAGATTTTGAAGAAGATCGAAACTCTTCGAGACTCTGAGTCTGATTTCCGACGGATAACCCATGGACGGCAGTTGAATTACGACGTGTGACACATCGCCacctacactgagaaaaatttcatttgttatagtaactagaaataTTCAGTAAAATATGTGTCGttaagaaaaactttttgaatattgttggaattacgaaaaacaagGTACACGTGACTATTTTGCGTTGTTGTCGATACTTTTTCtggcaattgcaacgcaaaatcagttcgttcggtttactgtacttttttagtcaaacaaggctttaacgtcaacttattgttgcacaaccattaaattttcacaatagttacaagaaaatatagtatcagtgatcgtgatgagaaagaatattaacggatactagactttccggtaacagatagaaaactaattttcatttcgtacctagaactatatttttcgattgtggtaaaaaatgaaaatagttgaggactgagcggtaaccggaactaaagatttctctcagtgtactaGACAGCCGACTTGACCTACAAGTTTGGACAGAATTAATGCAGGCATCGGCGTTTCGTTGATACGAATTACCGTCCGAAAAACTGTCTGCAAATCCTAGCGAAACCCTTTCTATCTAATTGTGAAAACCTTTCGAGATCTTCATCTTTGTCATGACGCGGTCAGCGACGTCGAGCTTTCCCAGCTTGCTCAGCGCCTCGAATTTCCCGATATTACCGATCTTGAAATCGAACCTGAGGTCCTCCTCGCTTCTCGTACCGCAATACGACCGGCTTGCGAGAATCGCAGACACCTTGGTCCTGATAGGATTGGGGCGCAGGATTCTCATCGCAAACCGACGTCCCGGCTCTTTTCCGCAGAGACGCCTTTAGCTTCCGTTCAATGATCTTGACGAAGCGACTGATTTCCCGCTTGCTGTACCCTCTGCATTCGCCCTGTACCCCATTATCGCATTACATTCGCGAAGAGTTTTCACACGGCTGATGTTCCGAGCCGTGAACTTCCGCCGCTCTCCTGCGGGATGACAAGGACTCGATTTCTGGGAGAAAGGGACCTTTGTCCTTGAAATCAGGGACTTTCGGAGGACGGAAGGGCTCCGGCGAAGACGGCAACCCTCTACAGCAGGCGCAACGTCGACCTCGTGAAACGCAGGCGACCCCAGTCGCCATATGGGCTTGCAAGCTTCGTAGGGTGACTTTTTTCTAATCTTCCTTCTGCGTTTTATCGGTGGACTTTTAGGACTGACGGATTCTCGATCGAGCCTCATGTCGCGGGGGTTATATTATATGTTCGGCGGTTTTGGTGCTCctttcattcgatttttcaatcaattttgcGTACCGAGAGGATTATATATCTTACTCCGATGGTTGGCCGCGATATTTACGTCAAGATAATTAATGCACATAACTGTCAATTAGCGCTGAGCTGCTTGGTCGGAAACAAGCAAACGTTACTGCGATCAGGTTCGAGAagtatatgtaggtatatgtacCTACGTCACGCAGATTTTATGCGCGGAATTCGATAGCAATAAACATTGCTATATTCAGTTTCGTCGTCAGTCGGACCTTTTGCGAAACAAACCACAAACAAGCAGCCACACTGTGGAGATACCGAGAACTGGGACTATCGAGATatcgaaaacaaatttcagttGATACCTGCACCAACGACGAAGATACTgagaagaaataatttatgtttcaggaataattattatagttaaaaaaaaatgactgtCCACTTTTACGTAATGTGTGTTTCCAGTGGAAAGGTACGTCCCATCTGGAGTTACGTAACGGAGTAAGGCTGACCGGGGACTGGAGTGCGTGCATGTATGAAGTGGAGCAAGAGAGCGAAGTCAATAAGAGTAATGGTACTAAACTTCACTCGCCAACTCAATTACGCAATCCCCTGTGGAAATTTTGCATCGATAGACAAAGTCGACTAATGTCTGTCGGAAGATACGGCGAAAGAGGTGATGATCGATTTTCATACACTATGTGCTCTGTTGTAAGCCAGGCGCACGAATGACTGTCATCGCGGATTAATGAATCTGCAGTCCATTAAACATTAACCGACATCCGATGACGCGTGCATATTTTGTTGCACTGTCTCGCCATGCAGCCAAGCCTACCTgaacaggtttttgttttcataccAAGCGGGTTGAGGTCACGGCAACCTCAACCTCAACTGCATAGAAAGAAACGGAGGCAAGTCCTGCATAGTATAAATAGGGGAATAACGCAGAATTCAATCAGTTCGTGGTACAGCGTCGCTCAGTCAGCATCCTTACTCTTCTTGCTTGATCAATTTGGATCATTCTAACCACCCGGAGACGAAAACGAAATCAGCATGAAGTGTTACTGCCTCATGGTTTTGGCCTGTCTCGCCGCAGTGGCTGCAGCCGAAGAATATTACACTGACAAATGGAACAAAATGAACACGCACGGGGTCATTGATAACGATAGACTCTTCGAGAAGTACAAGAAATGCATACTGAATAAGGAGGAAACCGGATGCCCTCAGGACGCGTTGGAGCTAAGAAGTGAGTAACGATTCGCATAAGCACGATTTAGCTGATTTAGCACGATTTAACTGAGAAAGATCAGTAAGCTTTtcgtctcacaatcagctCGGTATCGCGGAGTTAAATCCTTGGCTGATGCAGCCGGATTTATTATATTCGCGATTTCACGAGCGGCAGTTGCAAAATGAAGGTCGACAGAAAGCGAATTGCCGAATTAAAATATCAACACTCGATTCGCTCGGGAGCTTAGGCTGTCGGTGTTATTTAGGTATATCTGTATGCTCGTGAAACGCTTTTCGTGAAACCCGCGAAGACGTGGATAAGACGGATAAGGATAATTATATCCTGGAGTATGCGAGAACCAAGCGAATCTCGCAAGTGTGGCACAGTCTAGTCGCGAGACTTGAATGAACGCAAACTCTAGTCTTTGAAGCTGAGCTCAGCTGTCACTCAGAGGCGAATCAGCTTGACATGTTTTCCCATCACTTGACTCGAAGCGAAATTTTGAAGGACGATTGGTTAAAAGGTGTCAGTTCGATTCAAGGTTAATTTATGTGCAGCAAATTGTCGTGCCATTTAGAATGAGGTTTCTGTGCCAGTTTCGAGTTATCGAAAGTGAGAACAAAAATCAGTCCTACGGTCATAAATCATTTGACGTAATTAATATACCGAATGACAGTCAATACTGACTCAGAGACGGAGATCTAACATCGTTCTTTTCTTCGTTTGCAGAGGTTCTTCAGGAGGCGCTGGAAACAACGTGTGCCAAGTGCTCGCCAGAACAGGAAGTGAAAATCAAAGACACGCTCGCGTACTTGTGCAAGAAGAAGAGACGTGATTTCGACGAAATTCTCGCAAGGGTCGACCCGGACCAAAAATATCGTACTGCGTTCGAAGCGAAATTCGGGAAGCTTGAGGGATGCGCTTCAACATAGATTTCCGGAAAACTCGAGACTTAAAATGATATATTAATCGACGAGTCTCGCGCTAATCTTATCTtagttgttttgttttgtttgattttgtttttcctgAATTCGAGCGTACGATTAATTAGTAGtgtaataaaacatttttgctcttataataatttatatcattACCTGTAATTTACCGAACCGCGGCGGAGTCTGAAGTGAATTACAAAGATGTTATTTAAAGCAATCACGATCTTAAGTGATTACTTCGGAACTTTCGATTTTATAATACCTGTTAACTTGTTCGTATCTCCGCTCAGATTGATTCCAATCTCCCAAGTAATTTGATTAACCATGGATAAACGACTTTATTGTTCGTTGTGAATAGGAATAAGGCAGACCTGTGTTTACACAGCTCATTGCACTTCGGCCGTCAAACCACTCTGTTTTAAGACTTAGTTTCTGTAAAATACGTCTAGAAACGTACAGCAAATACATCCAGGCTTACGCATATCATATAATAtagattcaaaataaattccaCGAACCAAGATTCGCCGGCGCATCGCCCGATATCACTAATTCAGGATGATGAACAGGACAAAAGTCCAATGGTCCTTTGTGTTTTTCATCCGCCCGACGTGGTTCAAACCTATTGTCAAATTCCAGTTTTAATATACGGTGTTTGCATCGGTTTACTGGCTATTGATTCGTTGTTTCGATACGAGGCAGAAATACATGTATGTAGATAGACGTACTTTCATACTCGTATCACTTTGACAAAAActgtttaataaaattattcgcgCACGGTTATCCAGGAACGGCTTCGCCGATTTCGTACACAAAGGGTGgccttttttatttcaccaagAATATtccaaatttaaaaagttttttaaaaagaaataaatgtttttataggtctttcaaattttcgtaatATGAGGTTGGCAGAATATGATCGAACGCATGATTCTCGTAAGTTTTTCCCCCTTATAATCGAAATCACGAAATAGCGCAAGCTCCTATCGTAAAATCGCACACCgaacatatttttcataaagcTTTCAGAGGCGCGGTCCGATTCGCAGCATTAACGCCGCCTCCGTTAATCCATGGAATTGTGGTGGAGAATACGACTCAATATTTGCTTGGCTGTAGACCGGCTTATCTGTTGTACGTCATTCATCgtgattgaaaaagaaatcagCCGTTCGCTGACTAAATTTACTTGCTTAACATTTTAAATCCCGTTTAATCAAGTCTTGTATCTTTTGTTTCCACATAATAACAGACTGCATTATCTTTTCGTAAAGCCGACGGATGTGATTCACTCGAGAATTTTGATATCGCAGCTAATTAACATCgatttatacatacgtatatccGTTACGGAGCTGTCGTTCCGCCTGGGTTCAGGTGGTACCAAAGATATTGCCGGAGCATAATACGATACATCGCGGTGGAATATCGGCACGCTTGAATTTGCCAACATAGTGAAACGTATCGTTGCGAGGTAGAAACTATTGACGAGCGCTCGTCATTGAAACGATCTCGTGCAGAGTGAAAATGGGAAATAATCAATTAGGCAATTTAAATGACGCGAGTACGGAATTGAAAAGAGCACCGTGAAACAAAACGCCGAGCACCCAACTGTCAGCACTGCAAATTGCCCCTGAAGTAATAAACATATTTGTCTCAGAAATTGCGTACCAAAGGCATTGAAGAGACACGGTCGATGCCACCAACGTCTGTGCCATGCGCAAGGAATCCAACTGTACATCGGAAGCATTGAGATGACAATAATATGTTCTGATCCGGTCGCAGCTGTTCTCCGAGACGTAATTAGAACgttaaattaatgaaatttcattatcGAGAAAGCAGTGCAATGGAGGAAAGGAGAAACAGTCGGATGCATAAAGGCGAGTCAGCCTGAGCgacgtttatttatttttcgaaaaagtcCATTCTATGCGACATTATTGTAGTATTCTAATACTCGTGCTTTTAATTCAATTACATACATGCACACTTATTGATGATGATTGCGCAAGTAACATCGAGAGGTAAAATAGAAGCAACATGTTTTCGTAATAGATAAGAATTGTTATCAGGAATAAtgtttttattactttcaaataaacaaaatacgtTACAATATAAACTCAGCAGGATACCGACTATATCCAGTGCGAACTCTTTTCGAGCGCTGTACGATTTGgttagaatttttcattcagtGAGTGATATACGCAGaggagataaaaataataatggcaatttcgtataaatttttactaaCGATATCTATTGTTGCCAGCTCCATCGCACAAGGCCCTGTTATAGGTAAACTCGATGTTTCTAAAAAAGACTCACGTCTATCGATCCAAGTTTTTTCGAATTAATAGTAACATCCGCGTTTACATTGCTTCGCAATACCCACCCGCAATCAAAATCATGGACGGAATTAGATCGCGTCAAATTATGCAAACGACAAACGACAGAGAAGCCGGGATAAGCTCGAATGAATTAGAATGACGAGATGACGAGGGTCAATATTGAGCTGACGCAagggtgaaattaatttacaagATTCAGAGGAGGCTGTCAACAATTACGTAAACTGAATTATAACACCCGATGGCGGAACTGTACAAGATTTTCCGGATATAACGCAACGCTCAAAGATTCAAAACGATTATTTCGCgccgatgaaaaataaacgtacaACGACAGTGTAGATATATTACGTAAGGTCTTGTGTGAAggtgataattaattaatttatgatCACCCAGAAATACCGTCCCAGGTTACCATGGATAATCTCTACTGCTGGCTCTACGGAATGGGTGTGCAAAATTTAAACTCAACGGACTGCAACCGGACTTGCAAGGCAAACGGGACCAGCAGAGTCTGCGTTTACACATTCGTCCTCGAGCACTATCACGCCATGGGTTCGTAAGTATAGAAAGTCCgacaagacaaaaaaaaaaaaagattggcTAAAGAACTCGCAACGCCGGTAAGGAGCATTTCTGATTCACCTGCCACTCACTCCGGCTACGCCTCGGGGTTCGGCAATCACTTAGCGCATGCAGTTCGACCTTGATCAAGTGCAACCAATTAACCTGATGCACCGTTCGTTCCAGTGCTTGTGGAAACTGCTCTCGTGGCGTCCTGGAGGACTGCATGCACCCGCAGTGCATCACTGGAGACGGTACAGAGCGCGGTCTGATGTCTATCAACAGGATGGGAATCGGGCCAAGCATTCAGGTAACCGCAGCTGGTTTCGTAACCGGCGAATTATTGATCACATTACCGCGGAGCCTCTTCATGCCATTTTCCATCCGGCTGGCTCCAGGTTTGCCTCGGAGACCTCGTCGCCGTCAACGTCAAGAACCAAATGGGTGGCACGGAGTCGACCATCCATTGGCACGGCATACTCCAGGAGGGAACCCAGTGGATGGACGGAGTGCCGAAGATCACTCAGTGCGGCATACCGGAGAGCAGCAGCTTtcgatacgttttttttgTCAACGAGTCCGGGACCTACTTCTATCACAGTCACACAGGTGAGCTTTTCAACGTACAGAAACGTTCGAACCGCTTGCTTATTAACGCGGTGGTTTAACGAAGGTTTCCAGAAAACCAACGGACACAACGGAGCGCTGATAGTGAGGCGGCCGATCAGTGACGAACCGGCAAGGAAATTGTACTCCGAGGATAAATCCGGTCACGTGATGGTTTTGACGGACTACATGCACGAGTATGCCGAATTGTTCTTCCCCGGGCTTTTAACCAGAAATCCGGGAATAGCACCGGCCACCTTTTTGATCAACGGTCTCGGCCGATGGCGTGACGTAAGATATGATTTCTCGTGACAAGCGAGCTGCATGATCTGTCAGCATTTCActgcaaaataattttcaccgcTCTAGTGCACGAGCCTTGAGTGTTTTCCCCATTGAGATGAAATCCGACTTGTTGAATCGGGAGAGTTTTCCCCGCGTTAAATTTTAGCTCCTGTCATTGAAATTTCAGCCGGCAACGAATCGGACGACCCAGACACCCTTGGCTACTTTTCACGTCCAGGCCGGAATCTCTTACCGTATGAGGATCATCAACGCCGCCAGTATGATTTGCCCGATGCAATTGCAGATCGAAAATCACACCATGACCGTCATCGCTACCGACGGAAGTGACGTTCAACCTAAGACCGTCGACGCGTTGGTTTCCCAATCGGGTGAACGTTTCGACATCGTTCTCAACGCTAGTCAAACGTCCGGTGCTTACTGGATCTATGTCAGGGGACTGTTCGTCTGCAACGAGGTCGATCGCGTCGACCAGGTTGGTGGCACGCGATAGCTGTGATGTCGGTACCACTAGTTTTTGCGGCTGGTAACTTTTCGTTAACTTGATATTCGGCTTGAGATTCGGTCAGACCAAGCCGATGGTCGCTTGAACATCGGATCGTCAATATCGCGGCGAAAGGAAGCGTTGTGTCAAAGTCCAATATCAGAATTTGACGAGTTATCACCATTTGCTCGATGAATTTTCCCCAACGAATTTTGAGCGTACAATTACTCTGAAAAATAATCCACCAATCCAACGAAGTAAGGGGCTGTTCAAAAGACTAATTGAAAGGTGCCTTCCAGGTTGGGGTTTTGTCCTATGGTACCGCAGATAACGCGACGGGGATTTATCCTGAAACACCGGAGCCCACGCAGGATAATCCTCTTCCATTCGAAATTCGTCTTAATTACCCGAACGCGTCGTGCGAGGCGTCAACGACTGAAATTTGCGTGAGCGAGCTGGAGGGATACGAAGACTCGTCGCCGTCGGACATCCTCGGCGAAACGAACATCACACGGATGAACGTTACCTTTGGGTACTGGGAATGGACAGTGGAAACGCTGCACGGAACAATCAATCACCCAACAACGGAGTTCAACCCATTCCAACGTAGGTGCAGCCTAGTAAAAgaagttcttaaatttttctaatgcAAAGTCGATTTCAATCGTTGGACTAATCGTCCTTGCGAAATGTCACCCGCAGTGAGGCCTCCGGTGATATTGGAAACCGGAATAATGAACGGCATCTCGAACGAATTCCCCGACACTGTAATGATGCTGAACAGAAGCTCAAACGCGAGCTTTTGCAACGAGCAAAACAAACCCTCCAAGTGTGCAAATGGCAGTTTTTGCATCTGCACCCACGTCATAGAATTACCGTACAAGGCTAACGTGGAATTGGTCTTGTCGGATATCAATGCTCGTGAGTATTCCGACAATAGAAAGCGATGCTTCGTCGCCGAGAATAACGTTTTGCATCTGTATTTCCAGTTTCTTTTCCACCGCTGTCCCACCCTTTCCATTTACACGGCTACAAATTCTACGTTATGGAAATAGCGCGCAGCAACGAATCGCTGACGATGACGGGGTCGCAGAGTCCAAATAAAATTCCCCCGCTCAAGGACACGGTTCTTATACCCCAAAACGGTTCGACGAGGATTAGATTTTACACTGGAAATCCAGGCGACTGGCTTTTCCACTGTCACTTCGAGTGGCACATGTCAATTGGAATGTCGGTTGTCTTCAGAGTCCATGGTTCCGTTCCCCCACCACCTGAAAACTTCCCGAGATGCGAGAGCTTCGATCCAATTGCTCCATGTAATCGGAACTGCTCCTCCAACTAGGCAAGGTCTCCAACTTACCACCGCCTGGTTTATTACCTCTTGCACCTGAAACCTGCGAGGTTCTTGACGCCGGACCAATTTGTGATTGAAATACTCAAGGTAACTTGACTGGTGTAAAGGTCGCTGATATTAACACTTCCGTAATAAAGGGAGAAATCAGTTGCgtagaaaatattcatcaagGAATCTTCACCGACCGATTCGTCAACTTGACATACGTCGACGATTCTGAGGATATTCTCActttaaatata from Neodiprion lecontei isolate iyNeoLeco1 chromosome 1, iyNeoLeco1.1, whole genome shotgun sequence includes these protein-coding regions:
- the LOC107221749 gene encoding uncharacterized protein LOC107221749 isoform X2, whose product is MGDLGWAAIRTSISSAIPWKGTSHLELRNGVRLTGDWSADGDLTSFFSSFAEVLQEALETTCAKCSPEQEVKIKDTLAYLCKKKRRDFDEILARVDPDQKYRTAFEAKFGKLEGCAST
- the LOC107221749 gene encoding ejaculatory bulb-specific protein 3 isoform X1 is translated as MKCYCLMVLACLAAVAAAEEYYTDKWNKMNTHGVIDNDRLFEKYKKCILNKEETGCPQDALELRKVLQEALETTCAKCSPEQEVKIKDTLAYLCKKKRRDFDEILARVDPDQKYRTAFEAKFGKLEGCAST
- the LOC107221746 gene encoding laccase-2 isoform X1, with the protein product MKFHYRESSAMEERRNSRMHKGYRLYPVRTLFERCTIWLEFFIHSIAQGPVIEIPSQVTMDNLYCWLYGMGVQNLNSTDCNRTCKANGTSRVCVYTFVLEHYHAMGSACGNCSRGVLEDCMHPQCITGDGTERGLMSINRMGIGPSIQVCLGDLVAVNVKNQMGGTESTIHWHGILQEGTQWMDGVPKITQCGIPESSSFRYVFFVNESGTYFYHSHTGFQKTNGHNGALIVRRPISDEPARKLYSEDKSGHVMVLTDYMHEYAELFFPGLLTRNPGIAPATFLINGLGRWRDPATNRTTQTPLATFHVQAGISYRMRIINAASMICPMQLQIENHTMTVIATDGSDVQPKTVDALVSQSGERFDIVLNASQTSGAYWIYVRGLFVCNEVDRVDQVGVLSYGTADNATGIYPETPEPTQDNPLPFEIRLNYPNASCEASTTEICVSELEGYEDSSPSDILGETNITRMNVTFGYWEWTVETLHGTINHPTTEFNPFQLRPPVILETGIMNGISNEFPDTVMMLNRSSNASFCNEQNKPSKCANGSFCICTHVIELPYKANVELVLSDINALSFPPLSHPFHLHGYKFYVMEIARSNESLTMTGSQSPNKIPPLKDTVLIPQNGSTRIRFYTGNPGDWLFHCHFEWHMSIGMSVVFRVHGSVPPPPENFPRCESFDPIAPCNRNCSSN
- the LOC107221746 gene encoding laccase-2 isoform X2, with amino-acid sequence MKFHYRESSAMEERRNSRMHKEIPSQVTMDNLYCWLYGMGVQNLNSTDCNRTCKANGTSRVCVYTFVLEHYHAMGSACGNCSRGVLEDCMHPQCITGDGTERGLMSINRMGIGPSIQVCLGDLVAVNVKNQMGGTESTIHWHGILQEGTQWMDGVPKITQCGIPESSSFRYVFFVNESGTYFYHSHTGFQKTNGHNGALIVRRPISDEPARKLYSEDKSGHVMVLTDYMHEYAELFFPGLLTRNPGIAPATFLINGLGRWRDPATNRTTQTPLATFHVQAGISYRMRIINAASMICPMQLQIENHTMTVIATDGSDVQPKTVDALVSQSGERFDIVLNASQTSGAYWIYVRGLFVCNEVDRVDQVGVLSYGTADNATGIYPETPEPTQDNPLPFEIRLNYPNASCEASTTEICVSELEGYEDSSPSDILGETNITRMNVTFGYWEWTVETLHGTINHPTTEFNPFQLRPPVILETGIMNGISNEFPDTVMMLNRSSNASFCNEQNKPSKCANGSFCICTHVIELPYKANVELVLSDINALSFPPLSHPFHLHGYKFYVMEIARSNESLTMTGSQSPNKIPPLKDTVLIPQNGSTRIRFYTGNPGDWLFHCHFEWHMSIGMSVVFRVHGSVPPPPENFPRCESFDPIAPCNRNCSSN